Proteins encoded by one window of Vidua chalybeata isolate OUT-0048 chromosome 15, bVidCha1 merged haplotype, whole genome shotgun sequence:
- the CDX1 gene encoding homeobox protein CDX-1: protein MYVGYLVDKDTNMYPSPVRHPSLNLNPQNYVPGPPQYSDFASYHHVPGINNDLHHGQPAAAWGSPYTPAKEDWHSYGTAATPSTASPGQFGFSPPDFNPIQPPGSGLLPPPISSSVPQLSPNAQRRTPYEWMRRSIPSTSNNGKTRTKDKYRVVYTDHQRLELEKEFHYSRYITIRRKAELAVALGLTERQVKIWFQNRRAKERKVNKKKLQQQSQPTSTTTPTPPAVSTLGPIGGLCSSNAPSLVSSSPLTIKEEFMP from the exons ATGTATGTAGGATATCTTGTGGATAAGGACACCAACATGTATCCCAGCCCGGTCCGGCACCCCAGCCTCAACCTCAACCCCCAGAACTACGTGCCGGGGCCACCGCAGTACTCGGACTTCGCCAGCTACCACCATGTGCCGGGGATTAACAACGACCTGCACCACGGGCAGCCggcagctgcctggggctctCCCTACACCCCTGCCAAGGAGGACTGGCATTCCTATGGCACCGCTGCGACGCCTTCCACCGCCAGCCCCGGGCAGTTTGGATTCAGCCCCCCAGATTTTAATCCCATTCAGCCTCCGGGCTCTGGACTCCTGCCTCCACCCATCAGCAGCTCGGTCCCCCAGCTCTCCCCTAACGCCCAGAGACGCACCCCGTATGAGTGGATGAGGCgcagcattcccagcaccaGCAACAACG GCAAGACCAGGACAAAAGACAAGTACCGGGTGGTGTACACGGACCACCAGCgcctggagctggagaaggagttTCACTACAGCCGCTACATCACCATCCGCCGCAAGGCTGAGCTGGCCGTGGCCCTCGGGCTGACTGAGCGGCAG gtGAAAATCTGGTTTCAGAATCGGAGGGCGAAGGAGAGGAAGGTGAACAagaagaagctgcagcagcagagccagcccaccagcaccaccacacCGACCCCACCAGCTGTCAGCACCCTGGGACCCATTGGAGgcctctgcagcagcaatgcCCCCAGCCTCGTCTCCTCATCTCCGCTGACGATCAAGGAAGAATTCATGCCTTAA